The bacterium genomic interval GCGCTCATTTTGAAACAAGGTGGACTTGATGTTGTTTGTCTTGACGCTTCGGAAGTAATGGTTAAAATCTCTCAAGAAAAAGGATTAGAATCAATTGTTGGTGATTTTAATAAAATCCCATTTGAAGACGAAACATTCGGTGGAGCATGGGCATACACTTCCCTCCTTCATGTCCCAAAGCAAATAATAGGAATATCACTTCAAGAAATATGGCGAGTGCTTAAGCCTGGCGCTGTCTTGGGACTTGGGATGATTGAAGGCGATACGGAAGGATATAAGAACACACTTAAGGAAATCCGGGAAAATGCGCCTCGGTGGTTCAGCTATTACAAAAAAGAAGAGCTTGAGAAACTCCTCGGTGAGCACGGCTTTGAAATCCTCTACCTCGAAACACTCAGGCCAAGAACAAAAAATTACTTCTTCTTTATCGCAAAGAAAATATGAAAATACTCGCTATAGAAACATCATGTGACGAAACTGCAATCAGTATCGTTGACGGAAGCGGGGGATTGAAACGTCCGACGTTTAAAATCCTTTCAAGCATCACGCTCTCACAAGCAAAGATCCATGCGCATTATGGAGGCGTATTCCCTGCGATCGCAAAACGCGAACATTCAAAAAGCCTTATTCCAATTTTGAAAGAAGCACTCACAAAAGCGCGGATGCTTAAAAAAACTTCATCTCCTCTTTTGCTAAAAACTAAAAACAAAAAACTGCAAACTCTCCTCGCGCGCGAGCCGGAACTCTTGGAACAATTTTTAGCCTTCATTCCCACCATCAAAAAGCCCGATGTTGATGCAATCGCCGTAACCTACGGCCCCGGACTTGAGCCGGCGCTCTGGGTCGGGATTAATTTTGCCAAAGCACTCTCGCTCGTGTGGAATATTCCCATCATCCCGGTCAATCATATGGAGGGACATGCCGTCGCTGCGCTACTAGTTCAAAAGTTGAAAGTAAAAAGTAAAAAGTCAGAAAAAGAAATTAAGCTAACTTATTTAAAAAACTACACATTATCCCCAGTCAAATTCCCTATTCTCGCGCTTCTCATCTCTGGCGGGCACACCGAACTTGTGTTGACGAACAATCTCCTTTCATACAAATTAATTGGCGAAACGCGTGATGATGCTGTGGGTGAAGCATTTGATAAGGTTGCACGGATGCTCGGACTCCCTTATCCCGGCGGACCGGAAATTTCAAAGATTGCAGAGCAAGCGCCCGAAAGAAAAGAATCTCCTTTCCCGCTCCCGCGACCAATGATTCATTCGGGAGATTTCAATTTTTCGTTCTCTGGACTTAAGACCGCCGTGTTGTACACGATCAAAAAAATTCCCAACCTCACCGACAATATCAAGGCGTTAATCGCAAGAGAATTTGAGGAAGCGGTTACCGACGTCCTCACAAAAAAAACACTCCGTGCTGCCGAAAAGTATGGCGCAAAAACAATTATTATTGGAGGAGGAGTCGCGGCAAATAAATACATCCGCGAACAATTTGAAGAAATATTAGAAAAGCACTCTCCAAAAATTCAACTTCTCATGTCAAACAAAGAGCTTTCCACTGACAATGCGCTTATGATTGCAATTGCGGGCTACATTCGCATAGCATCATTACCCAAAGGCAAAAAAATTGGCACCACACCCGGACTCATTAAAGCCCGTGGCAATTTACGATTCTCAAATTTACTTTCACATCTCCCAAAAAACTAATTCTCGTAAAACTTGATTGCGCAATCTAATCTACACGTCTTAAAATTTTCCCCAAAGTTTTTTTCGCACATTGGCGGGGTCTGATTTCCACAATTATTTTCATCGTCATCGTACTGATTATAAGTTGCTGAATCTGTTGGATTAGTCCAACACCCTGGGTCTTGTTCATCGGGTAATCCGTCACCATCATCGTCAAAATCACCATTATTGCATTTGGGCGGCATAGTAATAGTTATTAAAGCGCAATTAGACCACGCTCCTTCATCGTCTTTCACGGTAAGATATGTAGAGTAAGATCCCACAGTAAAATAACTTTTATTGAATGTTGAAGCTGACGAAAGTAGCGTCCCCGTAATGCAGTCCCCTTCCCGCCATTCGTATGCACTAATACTTCCATCCGAATCACAAGAACCACTAGGACAACTTCCCGCATCAAAAACAACTGTATCGCCTGAATTAATTGCGATATCACTTGCGGGATTGGTAATAACCGCTTGAGGGGGTAGATTGGGAGCAAGAGTTACCGTTACAGATGCTGAACCGGTTTTCCCATCAGAATTTCTCGTGCACAGAGCGGTAAATGTGACGGGAGGATTAATTGGTCCTATGTTTAGTTCATATCCGTTTGCGGGAAGACCCATCCCCGACCACACAGAAGGACTGGTTGTAATATCGCAATAATCTGCATACGAACTCGACCAATAAATATCCACGTTGTCGCCATTATCAATCTGAAAAGGGGCTGAAATTATTGAGGAAACTTGCGGATCGGGTAGGGCTGGAAGCTCTCGTTTCTCAATTTGAGAAGAAAGCACCCCTCCTACTTTGTTGCCACCAGCTATATAGAGGTAATCACCGG includes:
- a CDS encoding class I SAM-dependent methyltransferase — its product is MDQKTIQTYNQFAKEYDEETVDFWKKFPKTFIDKFTKLAQGKVINIGSGPGRDALILKQGGLDVVCLDASEVMVKISQEKGLESIVGDFNKIPFEDETFGGAWAYTSLLHVPKQIIGISLQEIWRVLKPGAVLGLGMIEGDTEGYKNTLKEIRENAPRWFSYYKKEELEKLLGEHGFEILYLETLRPRTKNYFFFIAKKI
- the tsaD gene encoding tRNA (adenosine(37)-N6)-threonylcarbamoyltransferase complex transferase subunit TsaD, whose translation is MKILAIETSCDETAISIVDGSGGLKRPTFKILSSITLSQAKIHAHYGGVFPAIAKREHSKSLIPILKEALTKARMLKKTSSPLLLKTKNKKLQTLLAREPELLEQFLAFIPTIKKPDVDAIAVTYGPGLEPALWVGINFAKALSLVWNIPIIPVNHMEGHAVAALLVQKLKVKSKKSEKEIKLTYLKNYTLSPVKFPILALLISGGHTELVLTNNLLSYKLIGETRDDAVGEAFDKVARMLGLPYPGGPEISKIAEQAPERKESPFPLPRPMIHSGDFNFSFSGLKTAVLYTIKKIPNLTDNIKALIAREFEEAVTDVLTKKTLRAAEKYGAKTIIIGGGVAANKYIREQFEEILEKHSPKIQLLMSNKELSTDNALMIAIAGYIRIASLPKGKKIGTTPGLIKARGNLRFSNLLSHLPKN